A single genomic interval of Primulina huaijiensis isolate GDHJ02 chromosome 7, ASM1229523v2, whole genome shotgun sequence harbors:
- the LOC140981760 gene encoding phospholipid-transporting ATPase 3-like, with product MGTAQRTGKKIEILMQSNATYEKGFNFDDAWLMRGAWKNEPNPKSCKEFFRCLAICHTVLPEGDDSPEKIRYQAASPDEASLVTAAKNFGVFFFKYMVFNLFYMLKDIIALCQTCFGLHGFQCVLHA from the exons ATGGGAACAGCTCAGAGGACTGGAAAAAAGATTGAG ATTCTGATGCAATCAAATGCAACCTATGAAAAGGGTTTCAACTTTGATGATGCGTGGCTTATGCGAGGTGCTTGGAAGAATGAACCTAATCCTAAGTCATGCAAA GAATTCTTCAGGTGCCTTGCAATTTGTCATACAGTGCTTCCTGAAGGTGATGATTCTCCTGAGAAGATTCGATATCAAGCTGCATCTCCTGATGAAGCTTCTTTGGTTACAGCAGCAAAGAACTTTGGCGTATTTTTCTTTAAGTACATGGTTTTCAATTTGTTTTACATGCTTAAAGACATTATTGCTCTATGTCAGACTTGTTTTGGTTTACATGGTTTTCAATGTGTTTTACATGCTTAA